A stretch of the Streptosporangium sp. NBC_01755 genome encodes the following:
- a CDS encoding asparaginase → MPPDTPEQNRRILVVTLGGTIAMSGASGETGGVSPRLTGADLVAAVPGLDRGITIIVEDFRRIPGASLTVDDMSELVGLLHKAAVTDKDGFVVTQGTDTLEETAYLLDLLYDGDAPLVLTGAMRNAAMPGADGPANLLAAARTAASTDARGMGALVVFADEIHAARHVRKVHSTSIAAFSSPGAGPIGHVIEGVPRLHFGLRRHRAVPLPLQPGVVEIVYTTLGGDTSVLNDLDLRADGLVVASFGAGHVPETWVEPLQRLAQRIPVVLASRTGAGSVLAATYAFPGSESDLLARGLISAGSLDPYKARLLLLAQLRAGADRARVEAAFTERR, encoded by the coding sequence GTGCCTCCTGACACCCCAGAACAGAACCGCCGAATCCTGGTGGTCACCCTCGGCGGCACCATCGCGATGAGCGGGGCCTCCGGTGAGACGGGTGGGGTGTCGCCGCGTCTGACCGGCGCTGACCTCGTCGCCGCAGTACCCGGTCTGGACCGAGGGATCACGATCATCGTTGAGGACTTCCGCCGGATCCCAGGTGCCTCACTCACCGTCGATGACATGTCCGAGCTCGTCGGACTGCTTCACAAGGCCGCAGTAACTGACAAGGACGGTTTCGTCGTAACGCAGGGGACCGACACGCTGGAGGAGACCGCCTACCTCTTGGACCTGCTCTACGACGGGGACGCGCCCTTGGTGCTGACCGGGGCGATGCGCAACGCCGCAATGCCCGGTGCCGACGGCCCGGCGAACCTGCTGGCGGCGGCGCGCACGGCCGCCAGCACTGACGCTCGCGGCATGGGAGCGCTTGTGGTCTTCGCCGATGAGATCCATGCGGCACGCCATGTCCGGAAAGTCCACTCGACCAGCATCGCGGCCTTCTCCTCACCGGGTGCCGGTCCGATCGGTCACGTGATCGAAGGGGTTCCTCGGCTGCACTTCGGGCTGCGACGCCACCGCGCGGTGCCGCTGCCGTTGCAGCCGGGCGTCGTCGAGATCGTGTACACGACCCTGGGCGGCGACACCTCAGTGCTCAACGACCTTGACCTACGCGCGGATGGGCTGGTCGTTGCCTCGTTCGGTGCCGGTCACGTGCCGGAGACCTGGGTTGAACCCCTGCAGAGGCTGGCGCAGCGCATCCCGGTGGTGCTGGCCTCCCGGACCGGGGCCGGCAGCGTCCTCGCCGCCACCTATGCCTTCCCGGGCTCCGAAAGCGACCTGCTGGCTCGCGGGCTGATCAGCGCCGGCTCGCTGGATCCCTACAAGGCGCGGCTCCTGCTCCTGGCCCAGTTGCGTGCGGGGGCCGATCGCGCGAGGGTCGAGGCCGCCTTCACCGAACGTCGATAA
- a CDS encoding PPC domain-containing DNA-binding protein: MRATQFTRGREFVVAFDHGEDFFTSLEKFCAEHAIRAGYLPAFVGGFSSAKLVGTCGPLENPEAPLWDHIEVKTLEALGGGTLAWDPDRDCLAPHIHVSTGLKADSADGRTSHLLAAQVQFIAELIIVEITGPSLTRPRQPSLFDVPLLTFDEQR, from the coding sequence ATGCGCGCCACACAGTTCACCCGAGGCCGGGAGTTCGTCGTCGCCTTCGACCATGGGGAGGACTTCTTCACCTCGCTCGAGAAATTCTGCGCAGAGCATGCGATCCGTGCAGGCTATCTTCCCGCCTTTGTCGGAGGGTTCAGCTCCGCCAAGCTGGTGGGAACCTGTGGGCCGCTGGAGAATCCCGAGGCCCCCTTGTGGGACCACATTGAGGTGAAAACGCTTGAGGCGCTCGGCGGCGGAACCTTGGCCTGGGATCCTGATCGGGACTGCCTGGCCCCCCACATTCATGTCTCAACCGGTCTGAAGGCCGATTCCGCCGACGGGCGGACCAGCCATTTGCTCGCTGCCCAGGTGCAGTTCATCGCGGAGCTCATCATCGTGGAGATCACGGGTCCCAGCCTCACACGGCCTCGGCAGCCGAGCCTGTTCGACGTTCCACTGCTCACTTTTGATGAACAGCGTTGA